A segment of the Deinococcota bacterium genome:
GACCTCGGCCGCGGGGTCGCCGTAGCTGGAGGCGATATCGAAGTCCTTGGCGACGCCCAAAAGCTTGCGGGCGCGCTTTTCGCTCATCGTCTGGTGGATCAGGGCGCTGCTGGTGGGCGCGCCGGACTCGTCGTGCTCCAAACCGCTGGTGATGTACTGGCCGCCCTCCTGGCCGGGCACCGCCATCGGGCTCACGCCGCTGTCGGTGTCGAGGTAGCGCCTGTAGGGCTTGCCCTCCTCCAGGACCGGCTTCTCGCGCTCGACGCTGCTCACGCCGCGCAAGCGCTCGGCGTCGATGGCCTCGAAGCGCTCGCCGATGTACTGGTCGGAGAGGATGATGACCGGCATCTGGTAGCGCTCGCCGCAGGCGACCGCCTGGGCGGCGACATGAAAGCAGTCCGCGACGTCGGTCGGCGCGAAGACGGCGTGGGGCAGGTCGCCGTGCATGCCGCCCATGGCCTGCAAAAAGTCGGCCTGCTCGGGGCGGCTGGGGATGCCCGTCGAGGGGCCGACGCGCTGCACGTTCACGATGGTCACGGGAATCTCGGCCATGCCCGAGAGACCCAGGGCCTCGAGCATCAAGGAGATGCCCGGCCCCGCCGAGGCGGTCATGCTCTTGACCCCCGACCAGGAGGCGCCCAAACACTGGGTGACGGCGCTGATCTCGTCCTCGGCCTGGATGACCGTGCCGCCGAAGCGGGGCAGTTCCTTCTGCAGCCAGTGGAGGATGGGCGTGGCCGGGGTGATGGGATAGCCCGCGTAGTAGCGGACGCCCGCCTGGAGCGCGCCGTAGGCCAGCGCCTCGTCGCCGCTCAGGAACAGCAGCCGCTCTCTGGGCAGGTAGTCGAGCACGGCGAACTCGCCCGCTATGTGCTCGCGGGCATGGGCCGCGCCCGCCTCGAAGGCCTGGAGGTTCTTCTCGGCGGCCTCGGGCCGCTTGCGGCCGTACTTGTCGGTGATGGCCGCCCTGAGCTTGTCGGCGTCGAAGCCGTGAACGGCCGAGAGCATGCCCAGAGCCACCATGTTCTTGGTGAGCGGCACCCCGACCTCCTCCTGGGCGATGCGCTTGAAGGGCACCGGGAAGAGTTGCAGCCCCTCGCCGCCCGCGAGATAGCTCGAGAAGTCCTCCTTGTCGGACTCTTCAAAGAGCACCACCGCGCCCGGCCGCAAGCTAACCTCGTCCAGAAAGCGCCGGTAGTCCTTCCAGGAAAAGACCGTCAGCGAGTCGACGTAGTCGCCGCGGCTGCCCACGGGCTCGCTGCTCATGCGCACCCTGATCGACGACTCGCCGCCGCGGATCTGCGGCCCGTAGGACTGCTGGGCCAGACAGTAGACGCCGTCGGCGGCGACCGCCCGGGCGATAAAGTCGCCGGTGGTGATGACCCCGTCGCCGCCGGAGCCCGCGAGCGTCAGGGTCAGGTCGTTGGTTTTCACGCTGTCCTCCGCGCCCAGTACCTGGTGAGGCCGGACGCTCTTGAAATAAGCGGGGTATTGGGGTACAGGTTGTCAGGGTAGAGGTTGTCAGGGTAGAGGTTGTCAGGGCACAGGTTGTCAGGGCCTAGGTCGCCAAGGTCTGCCGGATTGTCGGGGCTCAGCGCGCCCACGGAGCAGGGCGACAAATGGAGCGGTTTGAGCATAAGCAGCCTCAGTATAGCCCGCCCCCCTGAGAAGGATAGTAGTGAGAAGGGTAGTAGTGAGCAGCCTGGCCCACCCTAACAGAGCTGCTTGTAGTAGTCCGCTTTGTCAGCCATCGCCATCTTGCCGTAGGCCTGCGATAGTTTGGCGGCGAAGAACTTGACGGCGCGCTCGTCGGCCGCCGCCGAGGACTCCTGAAAACAGTAGAGATAGCCCTGGACGGCCAGATGCCAGCGCTGCGCGTGCTCGGCCGCGATGGCGCGAAAGTAGGTCTGGCGCACGTCAAGGAGCGATTTGTACGCGGACACCCTCCACCTCGCCCCAACGCTAACACAGGGCCCAGGAGGCGATAGAGAGTCATCTCACCTTGCTCTCATCTGCTGCGTCCTCTTCAGCGGCAGCTCGAGGGACTCGAGCAGCCCCGCGCGCAAGGGTTCCAAGGTGGTGCCGGGGTAGTAGAAGCGCAAGATGTCCTCATAGCCCCGGCCGGCCGCGGCCAGGCTGTAGGCGCCGTACTGGCTCATGCCGACGCCGTGGCCGTAGCCGCCGCCTTGCGCGACCAGTTCCGAGCGCATGGTGAAGCGGGTGGATTTGAGCCCCCAGGAGCGCAGCAGCCTGGTCAGCTCCTCGCCCCACAACAGCGCCTGGCCCCCGTCACCGACGATGCTGGCTCGAGTGACGCGGCCCGAGGCGCTGATATCGAGCACCTGGAGCCTGCGCACCGGGCCAAGGGCGACGCCCTGCGCCGCCAGCGCCTGCGCCATCGCCGCGGGGTCGAGGCGAAAATCCCAGGCGTGGTGCGGCGGCGGGCTGGCCGCGTCGGCGTGACCCGGCAGGTAGGGCCGGGCAGTGCCCCAGACCTCCAGGCTCGAGGCCAGATAGCCGCCCGAGTGGCTGTGGTAGTAGGTCTTAGCCAGCCCGCCCTCAAAGGTGAGCACCAGGTCGCGCGTCTGGGCCACCGCCCGGTCGGTCGCCGGATGCTCGGCCGAGGCGCCACCGTAGACCTGGCAGAGGACCGTGGCGCAGACGTCGTAGTCCAGTTCAGGATCGCGCGCCGCCAGAACGTAGCTTCGCGCCGCCACCGCCTGCGCCTTGAGCGCCTCTACGGGCCAGTTCGCGGGCATCTCGGCGGGCACCACGCCGCGCAGGTAGTCCTCGAGAGCCACGATGTTGACGACGCGCAGCAGGTCGCCGTCCGCGGTGAGCTCCACCCCCCCCCGGTAGCGCCCGCCCCGCCAGAGGAGGGGCAGCTCGCCGAGCGCCTCCAAGCGCAGGACCCGGCCGATGGCGAGCCCGTCCATGTAGAGCAAGCCGCCTCTGGCCTCGAGCGGCCAGGCGAGCGCGAACTCGGTCTCAAAGGCAAGCAGGCCGTCCAGAAACCCCCGGTGACCCTCGGGCATGGCCACCTCGGTGCCTCCGATCAGCTCGGCCAAGAGCACGCGGACGGCTACGTGCGCTTCCGCCTGGGTCTCCGCCTGGGCCGGCGCCTGACCCCAAAGGAGCCCGAAGAGCGCCAGTCCGAGCGCGGTTTTCAAGGCGGTTTTCAAGGCGGTTTTCAAGAAGATGGTTTCGGTCAAAGCGAGCCCTACCATAGCACGGGCCGAGAAAGGCGCCCTGTGGTCTTTTTCGAACTCTCCGGTATGATACTCCAGGAGATACCCCAGGAGGCCGGACATGTTCCAAGAGGACCTGCTGAAGGACAAGGCCGTCATCGTCACGGGCGGAGGCACGGGTCTGGGACGCTCGATGAGCACGCGCTTTCTCGAGCTCGGCGCCGAGGTGGTGATCGCCGGAAGGCGCGCGCAGGTCTTGGCCGAGGCCGCCCGTGAGATGCGAGAGGCGACCGGCCGCCGCGTCCACACCGCCGTCACCGACGTGCGCGACCCGGGGGCCGTGGCCGCCCTGATCGACGCCGCTTTCGAGGCCTGCGAAAAGGTGGACGCGCTCGTCAACAACGCCGCCGGCAACTTCGTCTCCCCCACCGAGCGCCTCTCGCACCGCGCCGTCGACGCGGTCCTGGGCATCGTCTTGCACGGCACCTTCTACTGCACCTTGGAGCTCGGCAAGCGCTGGATCGCCAGCGGCCACAGGGGCACGGTCCTCAACATCGCCGCCACCTACGCCACGACGGGCTCGGGCTACGTGGTGCCCTCGGCCGCCGCCAAGGCCGGCGTCGTCAGCCTGACGAAGTCGCTGGCCGCCGAGTGGGGCAAGCACGGTATCCGCCTAAACGCCATCGCGCCCGGCCCCTTTCCCACCGAGGGCGCCTGGAGCCGGCTCATGCCCACCCCGGAGTTCCAGCGCAGGTTCGAGGGGCGCGTGCCCTTGGGCCGCGTCGGCGAACACCAGGAACTCGCCAATCTGGCCGCCTACCTCCTCTCGGACTACGCGGGCTACATCAGCGGCGACCTGATCACCATCGACGGCGGCGAGAGCGCCTGGAACGCCGGCGAGTTCAATATCTTGGACGAGATTACAGAGGAGCAGTGGGACGCGCTCGAGCAGTCGCGCAAGAGCGGCAAGGGTTGAGGCT
Coding sequences within it:
- a CDS encoding SDR family oxidoreductase — protein: MFQEDLLKDKAVIVTGGGTGLGRSMSTRFLELGAEVVIAGRRAQVLAEAAREMREATGRRVHTAVTDVRDPGAVAALIDAAFEACEKVDALVNNAAGNFVSPTERLSHRAVDAVLGIVLHGTFYCTLELGKRWIASGHRGTVLNIAATYATTGSGYVVPSAAAKAGVVSLTKSLAAEWGKHGIRLNAIAPGPFPTEGAWSRLMPTPEFQRRFEGRVPLGRVGEHQELANLAAYLLSDYAGYISGDLITIDGGESAWNAGEFNILDEITEEQWDALEQSRKSGKG
- a CDS encoding SpoIID/LytB domain-containing protein, with the translated sequence MTETIFLKTALKTALKTALGLALFGLLWGQAPAQAETQAEAHVAVRVLLAELIGGTEVAMPEGHRGFLDGLLAFETEFALAWPLEARGGLLYMDGLAIGRVLRLEALGELPLLWRGGRYRGGVELTADGDLLRVVNIVALEDYLRGVVPAEMPANWPVEALKAQAVAARSYVLAARDPELDYDVCATVLCQVYGGASAEHPATDRAVAQTRDLVLTFEGGLAKTYYHSHSGGYLASSLEVWGTARPYLPGHADAASPPPHHAWDFRLDPAAMAQALAAQGVALGPVRRLQVLDISASGRVTRASIVGDGGQALLWGEELTRLLRSWGLKSTRFTMRSELVAQGGGYGHGVGMSQYGAYSLAAAGRGYEDILRFYYPGTTLEPLRAGLLESLELPLKRTQQMRAR
- a CDS encoding 2-oxoacid:acceptor oxidoreductase subunit alpha, which encodes MKTNDLTLTLAGSGGDGVITTGDFIARAVAADGVYCLAQQSYGPQIRGGESSIRVRMSSEPVGSRGDYVDSLTVFSWKDYRRFLDEVSLRPGAVVLFEESDKEDFSSYLAGGEGLQLFPVPFKRIAQEEVGVPLTKNMVALGMLSAVHGFDADKLRAAITDKYGRKRPEAAEKNLQAFEAGAAHAREHIAGEFAVLDYLPRERLLFLSGDEALAYGALQAGVRYYAGYPITPATPILHWLQKELPRFGGTVIQAEDEISAVTQCLGASWSGVKSMTASAGPGISLMLEALGLSGMAEIPVTIVNVQRVGPSTGIPSRPEQADFLQAMGGMHGDLPHAVFAPTDVADCFHVAAQAVACGERYQMPVIILSDQYIGERFEAIDAERLRGVSSVEREKPVLEEGKPYRRYLDTDSGVSPMAVPGQEGGQYITSGLEHDESGAPTSSALIHQTMSEKRARKLLGVAKDFDIASSYGDPAAEVGLLCWGSVRGALRQAVGRAEAEGLSVAAYVPRLLYPLPQRSLAEFLRGKRKVVVLEMSLSGQYYHFLRGYAESLPELFLSERRAGGNPFSVQEVLALIREHCKVKVAA